One stretch of Cheilinus undulatus linkage group 5, ASM1832078v1, whole genome shotgun sequence DNA includes these proteins:
- the LOC121510080 gene encoding ras-related protein Rab-27B-like: MADWDYDYLIKLLALGDSGVGKTTFLYRYTDNKFNRKFTTTVGIDFREKRVTYTGMGVDGTTEKNFKVHLQLWDTAGQERFRSLTTAFFRDAMGFLLMFDLTNQQSFLNVRNWMSQLQANAYCDSPDIVLVGTKADLRDMRDVHARQARDLADRYGIPYFETSAVTGVDVDRAVTTLLDLVMKRMEQSSYVGPNSEPNGSPATSHEEEVVPARRRCAC, translated from the exons ATGGCTGACTGGGACTATGACTACCTGATCAAGCTGCTGGCTTTGGGGGACTCTGGGGTGGGAAAGACAACTTTCCTCTACAGGTACACTGACAATAAGTTCAACCGCAAGTTCACAACCACAGTGGGCATTGACTTTAGGGAAAAGAGAGTG ACATACACAGGGATGGGTGTTGATGGGACAACTGAGAAGAACTTTAAAGTCCACCTTCAACTTTGGGATACAGCAGGACAAGAGAG gTTCCGCAGTCTCACTACAGCTTTCTTTAGAGACGCCATGGGCTTCCTGCTGATGTTTGACTTGACCAATCAGCAAAGTTTCCTCAATGTCAGAAACTGGATGA gTCAGCTACAGGCCAACGCATACTGTGATAGTCCAGACATCGTGCTGGTGGGCACCAAGGCTGACCTCCGTGATATGAGGGACGTTCATGCCAGACAGGCCAGAGATCTGGCAGATAGATATGG CATCCCTTACTTTGAGACAAGTGCAGTGACTGGTGTGGATGTGGACCGGGCTGTGACAACCCTGCTGGACCTGGTGATGAAAAGGATGGAGCAGAGCAGTTATGTGGGCCCGAACTCTGAACCTAACGGCAGCCCTGCCACCAGCCATGAAGAGGAAGTAGTGCCTGCTCGGAGGAGGTGCGCCTGTTAA
- the LOC121510293 gene encoding sia-alpha-2,3-Gal-beta-1,4-GlcNAc-R:alpha 2,8-sialyltransferase-like has product MVRIAKALGLVILCVAVLILSLISYVSLRKDSLFTSSKYYMGGPRIMFHAGFRSQFAMNFLDPSFIPLTNALNEELQGKPSKWKFNKTAFYQQRKDIFSYIDIPKNFSLTKDSVRVGQLMHFDYSSHKYVFSISNNFKSLLPDTSPIHNKHYSICSVVGNSGILTGSHCGPEIDQADFVFRCNFAPTEVYSKDVGRKTNLTTFNPSILERYYNNLLTIQDRNNFFLHLKKLEGAILWIPAFFLHTSATVTRTLVDFFVEHKGQLKVELAWPGNIMHDVNKYWKTKNLSPKRLSTGILMYTLASAMCDEIHLYGFWPFGWDPNTGKELPYHYYDKKGTKFTTKWQETHQLPSEFKLLYKLHREGVIRLSLTHCS; this is encoded by the exons ATGGTCCGCATCGCCAAGGCCCTGGGTTTGGTTATTCTGTGCGTCGCTGTGCTCATACTGTCGCTCATCAGCTATGTGTCCCTGAGGAAAGACAgtctcttcacctcctccaaaTACTACATGGGAGGCCCCAGGATAATGTTTCACGCGGGGTTTCG GTCTCAGTTTGCCATGAACTTTCTGGATCCCTCCTTCATCCCACTAACTAATGCCCTAAATGAGGAGCTTCAAGGAAAACCATCCAAATGGAAGTTCAACAAGACAGCTTTTTACCAGCAGAG GAAAGATATCTTCAGCTACATCGACATTCCAAAAAACTTCTCCCTTACAAAGGACAGCGTGCGTGTGGGCCAGCTGATGCACTTTGATTACTCCAGCCATAAATATGTCTTCTCCATCAGCAACAACTTCAAATCCTTGCTGCCAGACACCTCTCCCATTCACAACAAGCATTACAGCATATGCTCTGTGGTGGGGAACAGTGGCATTCTGACAGGCAGCCACTGTGGCCCAGAGATCGACCAGGCTGACTTTGTCTTCCGCTGTAACTTCGCCCCCACAGAGGTGTACTCGAAGGACGTGGGCAGGAAAACCAACCTGACCACCTTCAACCCCAGCATTCTCGAGAGATACTACAATAACCTGCTGACCATTCAAGACAGGAATAACTTCTTCCTCCACTTGAAGAAGCTGGAGGGAGCCATCCTGTGGATCCCTGCCTTCTTCCTTCATACCTCAGCCACAGTAACCAGGACCCTAGTGGACTTCTTTGTGGAGCACAAGGGCCAACTGAAGGTCGAACTGGCCTGGCCTGGAAACATCATGCATGATGTCAACAA ATACTGGAAAACTAAAAACCTCTCCCCCAAACGCCTCAGCACTGGAATCCTCATGTACACGCTGGCCTCTGCCATGTGTGATGAGATCCACCTCTATGGCTTCTGGCCCTTTGGCTGGGACCCCAACACAGGAAAGGAGCTGCCTTACCATTACTATGACAAAAAAGGGACCAAATTCACCACCAAATGGCAAGAGACCCACCAGCTACCCAGTGAGTTCAAGCTGCTCTACAAGCTGCACCGAGAAGGCGTGATCAGACTCAGCCTGACACACTGCTCTTAG